A genomic segment from Oxyura jamaicensis isolate SHBP4307 breed ruddy duck chromosome 6 unlocalized genomic scaffold, BPBGC_Ojam_1.0 oxy6_random_OJ106678, whole genome shotgun sequence encodes:
- the LOC118157561 gene encoding prosaposin isoform X1, translating into MAAPLLGLLALLAAAVASPVVWQKDCAKGPEVWCQSLRTASQCGAVKHCQQNVWNKPTVSSIPCDLCKELVTVVGKVLKDNGTEDEIRSYLEKTCEFLPDQGLASECKEIVDSYLPVIMDMVKEEFDKPEVVCSALSLCQSLQKHLAAMKLQKQLQTNKIPELDFSELASPLMANVPLLLYPQDKPKQKSKGNGDVCQDCIQLVTDVQEAVRTNSSFVKSLVAHAKEECDRLGPGMADMCKSYISEYSDLAIQMMMHMKDQQPKDICAMVGFCPSVKKSVPLQTLVPAQVVREVKMETVEKASVQDKTFSLCEICETMVKEVTGLLESNKTEEEIVHEMEVICYLFPASVKDQCKDFIEVYGQALIDMLLEATNPEAVCVMLKCCAANKPPQQPVLVKPAGGFCDICKMIVAYADKELEKNATTAEIEALLEKVCHFLPESVSDQCVQFVEQYEPVVVQLLAEMMDPTFVCTKLGVCGSAKQPLLGNDACVWGPGYWCKNMETAAQCNAVDHCKRHVWN; encoded by the exons ATGGCGGCGccgctcctggggctgctggcgcTGCTGGCGGCCG CTGTGGCCAGCCCTGTTGTGTGGCAGAAGGACTGTGCAAAGGGTCCGGAGGTCTGGTGTCAGAGCCTTCGGACAGCATCGCAATGTGGAGCTGTGAAACACTGCCAGCAGAACGTCTGGAACAAGCCCACTGTA AGCAGCATCCCCTGTGACTTGTGTAAGGAACTTGTGACAGTGGTCGGCAAGGTTTTGAAGGACAATGGCACAGAG GATGAGATCCGCTCTTACTTGGAGAAGACATGCGAGTTTCTTCCTGATCAAGGCCTGGCCTCTGAGTGCAAAGAAATTGTGGACTCCTACCTACCAGTTATCATGGATATGGTCAAAGAAGAGTTT GATAAACCTGAAGTTGTATGCAGTGCCCTCTCACTGTGCCAGTCCCTTCAGAAGCACCTTGCAGCAATGAAACTTCAGAAACAACTCCAGACCAATAAGATACCAGAGCTGGACTTCTCTGAACTGGCATCCCCGCTTATGGCTAACGTGCCTCTCCTCCTTTACCCTCAGGACAAGCCCAAGCAGAAGTCTAAG ggaaatggggaTGTGTGCCAAGACTGCATTCAGCTGGTTACTGATGTTCAGGAAGCTGTCAGGACAAATTCATCGTTTGTAAAGTCTTTAGTTGCTCATGCCAAGGAGGAATGTGACCGTTTGGGACCTGGAATGGCTGATATG TGCAAGAGCTATATCTCTGAATATTCTGACTTGGCTATCCAGATGATGATGCACATG AAGGATCAG CAACCAAAGGACATCTGTGCCATGGTTGGATTCTGTCCTTCTGTGAAGAAATCTGTTCCCCTTCAGACCCTGGTGCCAGCTCAAGTGGTTCGTGaagtgaaaatggaaactgtGGAG AAAGCCTCGGTTCAAGACAAGACCTTTTCTTTGTGTGAAATCTGTGAGACTATGGTGAAAGAAGTGACTGGCCTGTTGGAGAGCAACAAGACAGAG GAGGAAATTGTGCATGAAATGGAGGTCATCTGCTACCTGTTCCCAGCAAGTGTCAAAGACCAGTGTAAGGACTTCATAGAAGTCTATGGCCAGGCTTTGATTGACATGCTCTTGGAAGCAACAAATCCTGAAGCTGTGTGTGTGATGCTCAAGTGCTGTGCAGCCAACAAGCCTCCACAGCAGCCAG TTTTGGTGAAACCTGCAGGTGGCTTCTGTGATATCTGCAAGATGATAGTTGCTTATGCAGACAAAGAGCTTGAGAAGAACGCCACAACAGCTGAGATTGAGGCTTTACTGGAAAAAGTCTGTCACTTCCTGCCAGAGTCTGTCAGTGATCAG TGTGTTCAGTTTGTGGAACAGTATGAACCCGTGGTTGTGCAACTCCTGGCAGAGATGATGGATCCCACTTTTGTTTGCACG AAACTAGGAGTCTGTGGATCAGCTAAACAGCCCCTCCTGGGCAATGATGCTTGCGTCTGGGGTCCTGGTTACTGGTGTAAGAACATGGAGACTGCTGCCCAGTGCAAC GCTGTTGATCACTGCAAACGTCATGTATGGAACTAG
- the LOC118157561 gene encoding prosaposin isoform X3: MAAPLLGLLALLAAAVASPVVWQKDCAKGPEVWCQSLRTASQCGAVKHCQQNVWNKPTVSSIPCDLCKELVTVVGKVLKDNGTEDEIRSYLEKTCEFLPDQGLASECKEIVDSYLPVIMDMVKEEFDKPEVVCSALSLCQSLQKHLAAMKLQKQLQTNKIPELDFSELASPLMANVPLLLYPQDKPKQKSKGNGDVCQDCIQLVTDVQEAVRTNSSFVKSLVAHAKEECDRLGPGMADMCKSYISEYSDLAIQMMMHMQPKDICAMVGFCPSVKKSVPLQTLVPAQVVREVKMETVEKASVQDKTFSLCEICETMVKEVTGLLESNKTEEEIVHEMEVICYLFPASVKDQCKDFIEVYGQALIDMLLEATNPEAVCVMLKCCAANKPPQQPVLVKPAGGFCDICKMIVAYADKELEKNATTAEIEALLEKVCHFLPESVSDQCVQFVEQYEPVVVQLLAEMMDPTFVCTKLGVCGSAKQPLLGNDACVWGPGYWCKNMETAAQCNAVDHCKRHVWN; encoded by the exons ATGGCGGCGccgctcctggggctgctggcgcTGCTGGCGGCCG CTGTGGCCAGCCCTGTTGTGTGGCAGAAGGACTGTGCAAAGGGTCCGGAGGTCTGGTGTCAGAGCCTTCGGACAGCATCGCAATGTGGAGCTGTGAAACACTGCCAGCAGAACGTCTGGAACAAGCCCACTGTA AGCAGCATCCCCTGTGACTTGTGTAAGGAACTTGTGACAGTGGTCGGCAAGGTTTTGAAGGACAATGGCACAGAG GATGAGATCCGCTCTTACTTGGAGAAGACATGCGAGTTTCTTCCTGATCAAGGCCTGGCCTCTGAGTGCAAAGAAATTGTGGACTCCTACCTACCAGTTATCATGGATATGGTCAAAGAAGAGTTT GATAAACCTGAAGTTGTATGCAGTGCCCTCTCACTGTGCCAGTCCCTTCAGAAGCACCTTGCAGCAATGAAACTTCAGAAACAACTCCAGACCAATAAGATACCAGAGCTGGACTTCTCTGAACTGGCATCCCCGCTTATGGCTAACGTGCCTCTCCTCCTTTACCCTCAGGACAAGCCCAAGCAGAAGTCTAAG ggaaatggggaTGTGTGCCAAGACTGCATTCAGCTGGTTACTGATGTTCAGGAAGCTGTCAGGACAAATTCATCGTTTGTAAAGTCTTTAGTTGCTCATGCCAAGGAGGAATGTGACCGTTTGGGACCTGGAATGGCTGATATG TGCAAGAGCTATATCTCTGAATATTCTGACTTGGCTATCCAGATGATGATGCACATG CAACCAAAGGACATCTGTGCCATGGTTGGATTCTGTCCTTCTGTGAAGAAATCTGTTCCCCTTCAGACCCTGGTGCCAGCTCAAGTGGTTCGTGaagtgaaaatggaaactgtGGAG AAAGCCTCGGTTCAAGACAAGACCTTTTCTTTGTGTGAAATCTGTGAGACTATGGTGAAAGAAGTGACTGGCCTGTTGGAGAGCAACAAGACAGAG GAGGAAATTGTGCATGAAATGGAGGTCATCTGCTACCTGTTCCCAGCAAGTGTCAAAGACCAGTGTAAGGACTTCATAGAAGTCTATGGCCAGGCTTTGATTGACATGCTCTTGGAAGCAACAAATCCTGAAGCTGTGTGTGTGATGCTCAAGTGCTGTGCAGCCAACAAGCCTCCACAGCAGCCAG TTTTGGTGAAACCTGCAGGTGGCTTCTGTGATATCTGCAAGATGATAGTTGCTTATGCAGACAAAGAGCTTGAGAAGAACGCCACAACAGCTGAGATTGAGGCTTTACTGGAAAAAGTCTGTCACTTCCTGCCAGAGTCTGTCAGTGATCAG TGTGTTCAGTTTGTGGAACAGTATGAACCCGTGGTTGTGCAACTCCTGGCAGAGATGATGGATCCCACTTTTGTTTGCACG AAACTAGGAGTCTGTGGATCAGCTAAACAGCCCCTCCTGGGCAATGATGCTTGCGTCTGGGGTCCTGGTTACTGGTGTAAGAACATGGAGACTGCTGCCCAGTGCAAC GCTGTTGATCACTGCAAACGTCATGTATGGAACTAG
- the LOC118157561 gene encoding prosaposin isoform X2 — MAAPLLGLLALLAAAVASPVVWQKDCAKGPEVWCQSLRTASQCGAVKHCQQNVWNKPTVSSIPCDLCKELVTVVGKVLKDNGTEDEIRSYLEKTCEFLPDQGLASECKEIVDSYLPVIMDMVKEEFDKPEVVCSALSLCQSLQKHLAAMKLQKQLQTNKIPELDFSELASPLMANVPLLLYPQDKPKQKSKGNGDVCQDCIQLVTDVQEAVRTNSSFVKSLVAHAKEECDRLGPGMADMCKSYISEYSDLAIQMMMHMDQQPKDICAMVGFCPSVKKSVPLQTLVPAQVVREVKMETVEKASVQDKTFSLCEICETMVKEVTGLLESNKTEEEIVHEMEVICYLFPASVKDQCKDFIEVYGQALIDMLLEATNPEAVCVMLKCCAANKPPQQPVLVKPAGGFCDICKMIVAYADKELEKNATTAEIEALLEKVCHFLPESVSDQCVQFVEQYEPVVVQLLAEMMDPTFVCTKLGVCGSAKQPLLGNDACVWGPGYWCKNMETAAQCNAVDHCKRHVWN; from the exons ATGGCGGCGccgctcctggggctgctggcgcTGCTGGCGGCCG CTGTGGCCAGCCCTGTTGTGTGGCAGAAGGACTGTGCAAAGGGTCCGGAGGTCTGGTGTCAGAGCCTTCGGACAGCATCGCAATGTGGAGCTGTGAAACACTGCCAGCAGAACGTCTGGAACAAGCCCACTGTA AGCAGCATCCCCTGTGACTTGTGTAAGGAACTTGTGACAGTGGTCGGCAAGGTTTTGAAGGACAATGGCACAGAG GATGAGATCCGCTCTTACTTGGAGAAGACATGCGAGTTTCTTCCTGATCAAGGCCTGGCCTCTGAGTGCAAAGAAATTGTGGACTCCTACCTACCAGTTATCATGGATATGGTCAAAGAAGAGTTT GATAAACCTGAAGTTGTATGCAGTGCCCTCTCACTGTGCCAGTCCCTTCAGAAGCACCTTGCAGCAATGAAACTTCAGAAACAACTCCAGACCAATAAGATACCAGAGCTGGACTTCTCTGAACTGGCATCCCCGCTTATGGCTAACGTGCCTCTCCTCCTTTACCCTCAGGACAAGCCCAAGCAGAAGTCTAAG ggaaatggggaTGTGTGCCAAGACTGCATTCAGCTGGTTACTGATGTTCAGGAAGCTGTCAGGACAAATTCATCGTTTGTAAAGTCTTTAGTTGCTCATGCCAAGGAGGAATGTGACCGTTTGGGACCTGGAATGGCTGATATG TGCAAGAGCTATATCTCTGAATATTCTGACTTGGCTATCCAGATGATGATGCACATG GATCAG CAACCAAAGGACATCTGTGCCATGGTTGGATTCTGTCCTTCTGTGAAGAAATCTGTTCCCCTTCAGACCCTGGTGCCAGCTCAAGTGGTTCGTGaagtgaaaatggaaactgtGGAG AAAGCCTCGGTTCAAGACAAGACCTTTTCTTTGTGTGAAATCTGTGAGACTATGGTGAAAGAAGTGACTGGCCTGTTGGAGAGCAACAAGACAGAG GAGGAAATTGTGCATGAAATGGAGGTCATCTGCTACCTGTTCCCAGCAAGTGTCAAAGACCAGTGTAAGGACTTCATAGAAGTCTATGGCCAGGCTTTGATTGACATGCTCTTGGAAGCAACAAATCCTGAAGCTGTGTGTGTGATGCTCAAGTGCTGTGCAGCCAACAAGCCTCCACAGCAGCCAG TTTTGGTGAAACCTGCAGGTGGCTTCTGTGATATCTGCAAGATGATAGTTGCTTATGCAGACAAAGAGCTTGAGAAGAACGCCACAACAGCTGAGATTGAGGCTTTACTGGAAAAAGTCTGTCACTTCCTGCCAGAGTCTGTCAGTGATCAG TGTGTTCAGTTTGTGGAACAGTATGAACCCGTGGTTGTGCAACTCCTGGCAGAGATGATGGATCCCACTTTTGTTTGCACG AAACTAGGAGTCTGTGGATCAGCTAAACAGCCCCTCCTGGGCAATGATGCTTGCGTCTGGGGTCCTGGTTACTGGTGTAAGAACATGGAGACTGCTGCCCAGTGCAAC GCTGTTGATCACTGCAAACGTCATGTATGGAACTAG